GCAAGCCTATTCTATGGACGAAAGCCGGTCGCGTCAAGCAAAATCTGCGGCACGTCTGCTGCCATTCGATTCTCCATTGTCCGTGGTAATGCGATATGGTACAATCCATCTGGACAGTTGCTCGGCATTTCCGGAGTGTGTGGATTGACGGTGACTGCTCGTGAGAGCGGATATCCCCTGCATGGAGGTATGTGATATGAGATCTTGGGCCCGCGTGATTGTGTTCTCACTGCTCATTACGTGCGCTTCCACACTCCGCGCGGCGGAGATCACGGGGCAGGACAAGATGTTGATCGCTGAGGGGACTGTACTTGAGGATGAGCTCTACGCGTTCGGGCAGTCACTCGTCCTCGGAGGCACGGTTTCCGGCGACGTCAGCGCCTTCGTGAGCGAGCTCCGGGTCACCGAGACAGCTACGATCACCGGCAGCCTGAACCTCGCAGCCAGCACCGCGGAGATAGGCGGGCAAGTTGCGAACAACATCCGTGCGGCGGGAAGCGATGTAACCGTTTCAGCCAAGGCAGCCGGCAACGGGGTGATCACGGGCGCAAGAGTCCTTCTCGCCGGAGCCGGTGAAATAGGCCGCGATCTCTTCGTCGCCGGGGCCGATGTCGGCATTGACGGCTCGGTCGGGCGAAACCTCAGGATCGCAGCGGACAAGGCTAGGATCAACGGTGCCGTCGGCGGGGACGTACGCGTCACCGCGAGTCGAGTCAGCGTGGGTCCTCAGGCGGTCATAAAGGGCAACTTGTTCTATACTAGTTCGCAGCCGGTGAAGATAGACCCGGGGGCGCAGATCATGGGGAAGACCGTCGAGGAGAAGCCATCCTCCGGGAAGGATTTTGTCGGGCCGTTCCGCTGGGTGTTGCGGGTGATAGGATTCTTCGCCCTCTACCTAGTCGGGGCGCTTCTGATTGCGGTGGCACCGCGGACTATGGTTTCATCAGGAGAGGCGGTTTCTCGAAGCCTCTGGATGTCCCTGGTTGTGGGATTGGGGGCGCTAATAGTGATCCCGGTGGTGATCGGGAGCATGATACTGACGGTGATCGGCTTTCCACTGGCGCTCATAATGTTTGCTATGTACCTGATCATGCTCTACATCAGCCGGGTAGTCACCGCCCTCGCGATCGGCCAATGGGTACTCGGGCGTTCCGGGAAGCCTGTAGGGTCGCCGTACAGGTTGCTGTTTGTCGGCCTGCTGATCTTCTGGATCGTGACGAGTCTGCCGTACATCGGCGACTTTGCGGCCTTCCTCGGACTTCTGGTCGGCCTCGGCGCCCTCCTCAGGGAGCGCGTCAGGTTCATGCGGGAGATGCGGTCGGAGGGCAGAATCTGAAGCGGTAGTTGCGATAGTACGCCCATGATGGTAGAATATTCCACATCCGGCGCAAGACCGGAGGGGAAGCACGGCAACAGGGCTGCGGGGGTTCGTCCTCCGCAGCCTCAAATACAACTAAGCATAGCTATTTGAGGTAAAGATGAACTTTGAAGGTGCATGGACTGCGCTGATAACCCCGATGACCGCGGACGGCGGAGTTGACTGGGACGGCCTCGAGCAGAATCTCAAGTTCCAGATAGAGCAGGGGATCACAGGGCTTCTTCCCACTGGGACGACCGGGGAGTCCCCGACTCTCAGCTGGGACGAGCACAATGAGATTATCGAGCGCACACTCGCGTGCGCCAGCGGAAAATGTGGCGTCATCGCGGGGACGGGAAGCAACTCCACACAGGAGGCAGTCGAGAGCACGGAGCACGCTGTAGAGAACGGCGCCCGGGCTGCGCTGTTGGTAGACTGTTACTACAACGGCCCATCATCTCTGGAACTCCGTACCGAATACTACGGAGTCCTGGCTGAGATGTTCCCTGATGTCTCCTTCGTTCCCTATGTGATACCGGGGCGTTCGGGGACTGAGCTCCTTGTCGAGGACCTCGCAATCCTGGCAGACCAGTTTGCCAACATTCACGCCGTCAAGGAGGCCACGGGGAATCTGGACCGAATGGCTCGGACTCGTGCGCTCGTTGGGCCTGAGTTCCAGATCATGTCGGGCGATGACGACATTACATACGCGATAATGACCCAACGGACGATTATGGCAGCCGGGGTGATCTCCGTGGTTTCGAATATCGCTCCGGCAGCCGTGGAGAGTATGTGCCGGAGCATCCTCTCCTCGGACCTGGACGCCGCGCAGAAGATGAGAGATGCGCTGTCGCCCCTGTGCGGCGTTGTGACGGTCAAGGCGGAAAGCGACCGTGCGATGCCCGATGGGTCTTCGGTTCGCGTGACGGATCGGTTCCGCAACCCCCTAGCAGTGAAGGTGCTCATGCGTGCTCTGGGAATGCCTTCGGGTCCGGGACGCCAACCGCTGGGACGGATGACCGAATCTGGTGTGGAGGTCGTGCGGAAGGCCGCAGAGGAGGTCTGGTCGAGGAACCCGGAGATACTGGCGCCGATAGGCGATTTCTACGGGGTGGACGTCGAGTCGCGCATCAGATCCGACAAGGTGTGGGCAGGGCTTACGTATCCGTAGGAGCGGTGGGCCACGTGGAACTTCGCTACAAGGAGGACTGGCCGTCAGCCCGCGACCGGCTGATGGCGTGGTGGAATGGCGAGATCATTGATCGCGTCGCGATCAAGGTGACCGCACCCAAGAGTGAGCGAAAGCGCGTTACTCCACCGGCGGATATCATCGGCCGCTGGACGGATGTGGACTTCCTTGTCGAGAATATGCAGGCGCACATGGAGTCCACCTACTTCGGCGGCGAGAGCATTCCCTGCGCGTTCGTAAACCTCGGGCCGTCGGTGATGGGCGCATATCTCGGCTGTCCACTCCACCACGACGAACGGACGGCTTGGCAGACCCGCATAATCCGCGAGCCGTCCGAGTGGAACGACATCCGATTCGATCCTGAGAACCGCTGGTGGCAGCTTACGAAGAAGATCACTCGCGCACTTGTCGAAGCGGGGCAGGGGAAATACTTCGTCAGCCACACCGACCTCGGCGATGCGACCGACGTGATGTCATACATGCGCGGTCCGGAAGACCTTTGCGTGGACCTGCTGGAGATCCCCGACACGATCTACAGGGTGCGAGATCAGATCACTGACCTCTGGTTCCGCCTCTACGATGAACTGCACTCTATCGTGCAGACACGCATGACGGGTTCCGCGTGCTGGCTGCAGATCTGGTCGCCGGGCAAAACGTACACGCTCCAGAGTGACTTCTCCTGCATGATATCGCCCTCGATGTACCATGACTTCGTCCTGCCGGAGGTGGACCGGATGGCGCGCTGGCTCGATCACTCGATCTATCACCTCGACGGCCCCGGAGCGCTACAACACCTGGACATGCTGCTGGAGATTCCGGAGCTTCACGGCATACAATGGGTGCCCGGCGCAGGCGCGCCTCCCGCGAAGGAATGGCCGGAACTGATCAAGCGCATTCAGGCTGCGGGGAAGCTGCTCGACATCGGGGTTCACGTCAACGACATCGAAAGCCTGCTAGAAGTCGTTTCACCGAAGGGACTGCTTATCGGGACCGGATGCTCATCGCCGGAGGAAGCGCGCGAACTTCTGAAGAAGGCGGAAGTGTGGACCGCCCGTGCAATGAGATGACCGACATGCGATGTCTTACCCCGGAGAGCAAATCATCATGCCAGCGAACCTGACCCCTCAATACAAGGCAGCGGAAGAACGCTACCGCCAGGCAGAGACGACCGATGAGAAGCTCGCCGCTCTTGACGAGATGATGGCGATCATCCCGAAGCACAAGGGCACGGAGCACATGCGCGCGGACATCAAGCGCAGGATATCCAAGCTCCGGCAGCAGGACGAGAAGAAGGGCGGAAGCAAGCGGGGCCAGGAGTACAACGTCGAGAAGGAGGGCGGCGGTCAGGTCGTGCTCGTGGGTCCCCCCAACTCCGGAAAGTCCAAGCTCCTCTCCCGACTCACAAACGCCCAACCGGACGTTGGTGACTACCCTTTCACCACCCAGAAACCCCTCCCCGGCATGATGCCTTACGAGGATATCAAGTTCCAGATCGTAGACATGCCGCCGATAACCGCGGAGTTTACCGAACCTTGGATGGCCGCCATCGTGCGAAACGGCGATGCGGCACTCCTGGTACTCGATATGTCCGACGGCGGTGTGCTCGGTCAGACCGAAGAGCTGCTTTCGGTGCTCGAAAAGTTCCGCGTCAGTCTATACGGCCATGACCGTCCCGGGCCCGAGGATGAGCTTGGGTTGATCGTCTGCAAAGAGGCCATCGTCGCTGCAAATAAGATGGACCTGCCGGACAGTGGAGAGAACCTTGAGATAGTGCGTGAGTTCTTCGAGGACCGATTCCCGATCCTGCCGGTTTCTTCCGAGTCCGGCGATGGTCTGGAACAACTGAAGCAGGATATCTTTGCCATGCTCGATGTAGTGCGAGTCTACACCAAGATCCCCGGGAAACCGGCGGACATGGATGCTCCATATGTCGTCCCGAGAGGCGCGACTGTCATTGATCTGGCGACGATGGTGCACAAGGAGGTCGCGCAGAATCTACGGTTCGCCCGCATATGGGGGCATGGGAAGTTCGAGGGACAGATGGTAAGCCGCGACCATATACTGGATGACAAGGATGTGATCGAGTTCCACGCGTGATCTTGTCCCTGCAATACCAAACGGGCGTCCGCCATCCGGAAGTGGACGCCCGTTTTCATATCTGCCGCAGTCGGTACTACCCTCTGGCAGTCTG
The sequence above is a segment of the Armatimonadota bacterium genome. Coding sequences within it:
- a CDS encoding polymer-forming cytoskeletal protein, producing MRSWARVIVFSLLITCASTLRAAEITGQDKMLIAEGTVLEDELYAFGQSLVLGGTVSGDVSAFVSELRVTETATITGSLNLAASTAEIGGQVANNIRAAGSDVTVSAKAAGNGVITGARVLLAGAGEIGRDLFVAGADVGIDGSVGRNLRIAADKARINGAVGGDVRVTASRVSVGPQAVIKGNLFYTSSQPVKIDPGAQIMGKTVEEKPSSGKDFVGPFRWVLRVIGFFALYLVGALLIAVAPRTMVSSGEAVSRSLWMSLVVGLGALIVIPVVIGSMILTVIGFPLALIMFAMYLIMLYISRVVTALAIGQWVLGRSGKPVGSPYRLLFVGLLIFWIVTSLPYIGDFAAFLGLLVGLGALLRERVRFMREMRSEGRI
- a CDS encoding 4-hydroxy-tetrahydrodipicolinate synthase translates to MNFEGAWTALITPMTADGGVDWDGLEQNLKFQIEQGITGLLPTGTTGESPTLSWDEHNEIIERTLACASGKCGVIAGTGSNSTQEAVESTEHAVENGARAALLVDCYYNGPSSLELRTEYYGVLAEMFPDVSFVPYVIPGRSGTELLVEDLAILADQFANIHAVKEATGNLDRMARTRALVGPEFQIMSGDDDITYAIMTQRTIMAAGVISVVSNIAPAAVESMCRSILSSDLDAAQKMRDALSPLCGVVTVKAESDRAMPDGSSVRVTDRFRNPLAVKVLMRALGMPSGPGRQPLGRMTESGVEVVRKAAEEVWSRNPEILAPIGDFYGVDVESRIRSDKVWAGLTYP
- a CDS encoding 50S ribosome-binding GTPase codes for the protein MPANLTPQYKAAEERYRQAETTDEKLAALDEMMAIIPKHKGTEHMRADIKRRISKLRQQDEKKGGSKRGQEYNVEKEGGGQVVLVGPPNSGKSKLLSRLTNAQPDVGDYPFTTQKPLPGMMPYEDIKFQIVDMPPITAEFTEPWMAAIVRNGDAALLVLDMSDGGVLGQTEELLSVLEKFRVSLYGHDRPGPEDELGLIVCKEAIVAANKMDLPDSGENLEIVREFFEDRFPILPVSSESGDGLEQLKQDIFAMLDVVRVYTKIPGKPADMDAPYVVPRGATVIDLATMVHKEVAQNLRFARIWGHGKFEGQMVSRDHILDDKDVIEFHA